The Chionomys nivalis chromosome 20, mChiNiv1.1, whole genome shotgun sequence genome includes a region encoding these proteins:
- the Bag4 gene encoding BAG family molecular chaperone regulator 4: protein MSALRRSGYGPSDGPSYGRYYGPGGGDVPVHVPPPLYPPLRPEPPQPPVSWRGRGGAPAETTWPGEGAGGDAYYPSGGAWAEPSRAGGGHQEQSPYPGYNSNYWNSVRPRAPYPSAYPVRPELQGQSLNSYTNGAYGSPYPPGPGPNTAAYSGAYYVPGYTQSSYSTEVPSTYRSPGNSPTPVSRWIYSQQDCQTEAPPLRGQVPAYPASQNPAMTLPHYPYGDGNRTVPQSGATVRPQDDAWASGAYGMGSRYPWPSAAPSAPPGNLYMTESASPWPGNSSPQPPPSPPPQQPKDSSYSYDQSGPGMNRHSFPCSVHQYESSGAMNNDNSDLLDSQVQYSAEPQLYGNAASDHPSNPVQSNNLPEECFSSDEGTPPSIKKIIHVLEKVQYLEQEVEEFVGKKTDKAYWLLEEMLTKELLELDSVETGGQDSVRQARKEAVCKIQAILEKLEKKGL, encoded by the exons ATGTCGGCCCTGAGGCGCTCGGGCTACGGCCCCAGTGACGGCCCTTCTTACGGCCGCTACTATGGGCCCGGCGGAGGCGATGTCCCGGTGCACGTCCCTCCGCCCTTGTACCCTCCGCTTCGGCCCGAGCCACCCCAGCCTCCAGTTTCCTGGCGAGGGCGCGGGGGCGCCCCGGCCGAGACCACCTGGCCCGGAGAAGGCGCAGGTGGCGATGCCTACTACCCCTCGGGAGGCGCCTGGGCAGAGCCGAGTAGAGCTGGAGGCGGACACCAG GAACAGTCACCATATCCTGGCTATAATTCTAACTACTGGAATTCTGTGCGACCGAGGGCCCCGTATCCAAGTGCATATCCAGTAAGACCAGAGTTACAAGGCCAG AGTTTGAATTCTTATACGAATGGAGCATATGGTTCACCATACCCTCCTGGTCCTGGACCAAATACTGCCGCATACTCTGGGGCTTATTATGTACCTGGCTATACTCAAAGCAGTTACTCTACAGAAGTTCCAAGCACTTACCGATCCCCTGGTAACAGCCCAACCCCAGTCTCTCGTTGGATATATTCCCAGCAGGACTGTCAGACAGAAGCACCTCCACTCAGGGGTCAGGTTCCAGCATATCCTGCTTCACAG AACCCTGCAATGACCTTGCCCCATTATCCCTATGGAGATGGTAACCGCACTGTGCCACAGTCAGGAGCAACTGTACGACCACAAGATGACGCATGGGCTTCTGGTGCTTATGGGATGGGGTCCCGTTACCCCTGGCCTTCAGCTGCACCCTCAGCCCCACCTGGGAATCTGTACATGACGGAAAGTGCTTCACCCTGGCCTGGCAACAGTTCTCCTCAGCCACCTCCTTCACCACCACCCCAACAACCTAAG GATTCCTCCTACTCCTATGACCAGTCGGGTCCAGGCATGAACCGGCACAGCTTTCCTTGCAGTGTCCATCAGTACGAATCTTCGGGAGCCATGAACAATGATAATTCAGACCTTTTGGATTCTCAAGTCCAGTATAGTGCTGAACCTCAGTTGTATGGTAATGCCGCCAGTGACCATCCCAGCAATCCTGTTCAGAGTAATAATCTCCCTGAAGAGTGTTTCTCTTCAGATGAAGGCACGCCTCCAAgtattaaaaaaatcatacatgTGCTGGAGAAGGTCCAGTATCTTGAGCAAGAAGTAGAAGAGTTTGTggggaaaaaaacagacaaagcTTACTGGCTTCTGGAAGAAATGCTGACAAAGGAACTTTTAGAACTGGATTCTGTCGAGACTGGGGGCCAGGACTCTGTCCGTCAGGCCAGGAAAGAGGCTGTCTGTAAGATCCAGGCCATACTGGAGAAATTAGAGAAAAAGGGATTATGA